The following is a genomic window from Solanum lycopersicum chromosome 6, SLM_r2.1.
tacgTAGCGAAAgcaaaagaataaaatagatCACAGTTGAAATTTACTAATCGATCGTGAATGTTACAATATGTTTGAACGATGACTTACTATGGGTGTTAGAGGCGGAGCAAAGATCGGGAGTTTTggaattttaaatcaattttatttgagtgttcatatattaatatagatatatatttatttaattttacgaAAAAGCTAGTGAATTTATTAAAACCCATAAAATCCTACCTAACTTCACCTCTAATAAACCCGAATTTCCAACCATTTGAATACttttactataataataaatagttgTGGTGCCACATGCAGATAACTGGTGAAACAGTAGGAGAAGTGAAGGCAGTTGCAGATATGCACCAGAGGAAAGCTGAGATGGCCAAACATTCTGATGCCTTTATTGCTCTACCTGGTTCCTCTTCATTCTTCCCCATTTTCACCATATAATAACCACcttatcatataaataaaattttcatcaacagGTTTATCATCTACTTTATAAaaaaaggcataatatataaatatgtcctTTAATTTGACTTCGAATCatatttatgtccttcaactttgaGTGTGTACAAGTCGActcttaaacttgtataaagttgaacaaataaacacacatgtcctacattgtcattttttgtccaacGTAGTGTCCTATGTGTATTTTGTTGTGTAgaactcatgtgtttatttatttaaaagttggatagttaagtgtctgtttgtgcataatgaaagttggaggtcaaagttaaaatttgaaaccaagtttaggatccaatatatgtattatgcctaaaaaAAATGTGCTAATGACTTAGCAGTACTAATATAATTGTCGCTATATGCACTAATATAGTATAGGAATTTATTTATAATCTAACACTCTATATAATATCGCTAAAGACTCTAATGACTTTGAATGTAATGATATTAACTCAATTTctgttaaaagaaaaaaagttattgtcaccgaatattttgaattattaaaaagaatcatTTTCTCGAAGATGATGGCATAAATTatctttgaatatattattattttatacaattagatCAAGGTGACATACgacgataaaaatattttttatgagtatatcaatttaattattttgcgCTCGCATTCACTAATTTATACTATTTCTTTACAAAATACATATGACTACCttttattttcaagaaattaaaCTATGGCAATTCTAGTGAATTTATTGGACTAATTGAGTAAATATTACAGGTGGCTATGGAACTTTAGAAGAGCTTCTTGAAGTCATTGCTTGGGCTTATCTTGGAATCCATGATAAACCGGTAATCAAATTTCTAATTACctttaatcaacttaattagaatttttttcccCATGATTAACAGTAAATtgattgaaataatattaattgcaGGTAGGATTATTGAATGTAGATGGTTACTACAATTCCCTTTTGACGTTTATTGACAAAGCAGTGGAGGAAGGATTCATCTGCCCTAATGCCCCCCAAATTTTTGTATCCGCTCCTAATGCCAAGGAACTTTTAAATAAACTCGAGGTAAATGATATCAGAGTCAGgtatatttttgtttgactTTTTAATCCACGCCCCAGTACTTGAAGAGGAAGTTATATGGATAAAAGTTTCATACAAGTTGAAAAATGAACGGGTGAAGTGACTTTTAGGATAGAATTGGGCTCAAGTACTATCATATCTTTATGATTGGCTAATTCTGATTCATGTTGCGTCTATTATTGATATATCTGAAATAATAGTATATTACTATCATTTTTCAGGGATATTTTTCTCAGTGATGAAACTGTTGCATCAAAAAATTGGGAAAATGTGGAGTCAGATTATTCCTCCAAGATGGTTCTCCATGCCTCCTCATGAGAAGATTAATTTTAGAACAACAATCAGTAATGTATAAGTTATTTTTCAGTTTTGTTTTCTTACTATTTCTCTCAACTATGGTAAAGTGTTAATAATGATTATCATggttataatatatttgttttaatctaaaaactaccaactacaacttcttttaagcatttttttattgatgattgaaTGATCAcgactttttttctttaaaaaaataaaatttataataaaaaataaatatttaatataattataaattaaatatctcattaaaaaataaaaaaaatattttaaaataacagaAATCGAGTGGAATGCTTTCCGCTCGGGCATTCTTTTCAAATTTGTTGTGAAATACATTTTTCTTAAGCGAACGATATTAATTAATCTTTTTTCTTcgtaatacatatatatgtacattTTATCTTTTCGaatatataaaaacatacttaggtatattattttagtagtattacaaaaatatttctttcaaaattgagaGAGCAAAGAAGTACGCAACCATGTGGAAATGCCTCGAGGTTGGTATTACTCCacttatactcaatctaaaaACAGGACCAGGTTCTTCACCTTGACGGTTTCACCAAGTGATTGGCTTGTTCGTATAcatttgtgttatatatatatatacatattaatttatgtaaaagaAAATTAGATACGATAATGAGTCtagaatttattaaaattaatctcTCTATCATCGTATGATAAGAATAAAATTGAGTATATATAATGGTATacgaaatttaaattttcactaaaggtttaatatatatttaaaaaataaacatatgatAAAGTCAAAGGAGATTTTTGATATCTACCTACAAAATAActttaatcatataatttttcgCGGAAGGGAGTTTAGAGAAACCCCATTGGCTCCCCTCGAATATATACATTATCCTCTTTAAACTTCACTTATGAAATTTCgtattgaatttattattattataaaataggTAAGTAATGATTTATTTATCACTTCTATTTAATTGAATTCCTTTTCCTTACTATAAACCTAtagtttttattgtttaacaattttcatatactattaattttgaattaattattacaATACTAAAtaacttaactaaaataaatatttgattcgAAATTCTTTATCGCCCCATTGGTCAATTATTGAAACTCTCAA
Proteins encoded in this region:
- the LOG8 gene encoding cytokinin riboside 5'-monophosphate phosphoribohydrolase LOG8 gives rise to the protein MENEIKESKFKRICVFCGSSAGKKSIYKEAAIELGREIVSRKIDLVYGGGSIGLMGLVSQEVHNGGRHVLGVIPKTLMPREITGETVGEVKAVADMHQRKAEMAKHSDAFIALPGGYGTLEELLEVIAWAYLGIHDKPVGLLNVDGYYNSLLTFIDKAVEEGFICPNAPQIFVSAPNAKELLNKLEGYFSQ